The following proteins come from a genomic window of Prionailurus viverrinus isolate Anna chromosome D1, UM_Priviv_1.0, whole genome shotgun sequence:
- the LOC125176713 gene encoding olfactory receptor 151-like, whose product MAAENHSTVTEFILRGLTNRPELQLPLFLLFLGIYLVTIIGNLGMFTLICLNAQLHTPMYYFLSNLSLVDLCYSSVITPKMLVNFVSEKNIISHAGCMSQLYFFVVFVVAESYILTVMAYDRYVAIYTPLLYNVIMSPQVCSLLMAAAYAMAFIGATIDTGLMLKLSYCEFLISHYFCDIVPLMKLSCSSTYHIEMTVFFLAGFNITVTSLTVLVSYVFILSSILHISTTQGRSKAFSTCSSHLAAVGMFYGSTAFMYLKPSTASSVAKENVASVFYTTVIPMLNPLIYSLRNKEVKAAIQKTLRRKLQMQMPCRKH is encoded by the coding sequence ATGGCTGCCGAAAATCACTCTACAGTGACCGAGTTTATTCTCAGGGGATTGACAAATCGGCCAGAGCTCCagctccccctcttcctcctcttccttgggATCTACTTGGTCACCATCATAGGGAACCTGGGCATGTTCACACTGATTTGTCTGAATGCTCAGCTTCACACCCCCATGTACTACTTCCTCAGCAATCTGTCCCTTGTGGATCTCTGCTACTCCTCTGTCATTACCCCGAAAATGCTGGTGAACTTTGTGTCAGAGAAGAACATCATCTCCCATGCGGGGTGCATGTCACAGCTCTACTTCTTCGTTGTGTTTGTCGTTGCAGAGAGTTACATACTGAcagtgatggcctatgaccgctatgtcGCCATCTATACCCCTTTGCTCTACAATGTCATCATGTCTCCTCAAGTGTGTTCCCTGCTGATGGCTGCGGCCTATGCCATGGCTTTCATTGGCGCAACAATAGACACTGGTCTGATGTTAAAACTGTCCTACTGTGAGTTCCTCATCAGTCATTACTTCTGTGACATCGTGCCCCTCATGAAGCTCTCCTGCTCTAGCACCTATCATATTGAGATGACAGTGTTCTTTTTGGCTGGATTCAACATCACAGTCACCAGCTTAACAGTCCTTGTTTCCTACGTCttcatcctctccagcatcctcCACATCAGCACCACACAGGGAAGGTCCAAAGCCTTCAGCACCTGCAGCTCTCACCTTGCAGCTGTGGGAATGTTCTATGGATCTACAGCGTTCATGTACTTAAAACCCTCCACGGCCAGTTCTGTGGCCAAGGAGAATGTGGCCTCCGTGTTCTACACCACGGTGATCCCCATGCTGAACCCCCTGATCTACAGCTTGAGGAATAAGGAGGTAAAGGCTGCCATCCAGAAAACACTGAGGAGAAAACTTCAGATGCAAATGCCATGTAGAAAGCACTGA